A genomic segment from Candidatus Poribacteria bacterium encodes:
- a CDS encoding DegT/DnrJ/EryC1/StrS family aminotransferase, with protein sequence MERNRSESSHHENPSTDLPAILGGTPVFEITPDAPYPKLDQWQQITEEEAQVVYEMTLRNELSGTSTTVQEFESIWCERHQTEFALSLTNGTAALHSAMFGLGVGPGDEVICPTYTWMGSITPALTLMATPVFCEVDPRTLLIDVEDVRQRITPQTKAIVAVHLWGNVCDMDALMALSDETGIPVIEDCSHAHGASYKGLPCGSIGQVGAWSLQGNKPISGGEGGMLATNDVSVFERACLLGQVNRSPNVKGEAAESLQYTHLPPMGLGVKFRAHPLSIGIASVQLKKLDELNANRRAYIQEISDGLQDIPGVSPIETHEGTESAGFYGFPIHYYKEDMNGLPAPLFAEALRKEGVLANNNPYPLLVGDGVPLFSGSLPTNSNPYPLLHTLPLFMQGLDIYMNGRGSLCPVDAGGTFKGYTPSDFPVTEKACSQLIFLPLLTKPVAGAASGILAAIRKAALQSRLIAAG encoded by the coding sequence ATGGAGAGAAACAGAAGCGAATCATCTCATCATGAGAATCCCTCAACAGATCTGCCTGCTATTTTGGGTGGAACGCCAGTCTTTGAAATAACACCTGACGCGCCCTATCCAAAACTTGACCAGTGGCAGCAAATCACTGAAGAAGAAGCACAGGTCGTTTATGAGATGACGCTTCGGAATGAACTCTCCGGTACTTCTACGACTGTTCAAGAATTTGAGAGTATCTGGTGTGAACGCCATCAAACCGAATTTGCTTTGAGTCTGACCAACGGTACGGCAGCTTTACATAGCGCAATGTTTGGACTCGGTGTTGGTCCTGGTGATGAGGTTATCTGTCCGACTTATACATGGATGGGGTCAATCACGCCAGCACTCACCTTGATGGCAACACCCGTTTTCTGCGAGGTGGATCCGAGGACATTACTTATTGACGTAGAGGATGTTCGGCAGCGTATTACGCCGCAAACCAAGGCAATCGTGGCAGTGCATCTGTGGGGTAATGTCTGCGATATGGATGCGCTCATGGCTCTTAGTGATGAAACAGGTATACCCGTCATAGAGGATTGCTCGCACGCACACGGTGCCTCTTATAAAGGTCTGCCGTGCGGAAGCATCGGACAGGTAGGGGCTTGGAGTTTGCAAGGCAACAAACCGATTAGCGGCGGCGAAGGCGGTATGCTTGCGACCAACGATGTATCAGTTTTTGAGCGGGCATGTCTGCTCGGTCAAGTTAATCGTTCTCCTAACGTCAAAGGCGAAGCAGCCGAATCACTCCAATACACCCATCTTCCACCGATGGGACTCGGCGTTAAATTTCGTGCCCATCCACTCTCGATTGGTATCGCTTCGGTACAACTGAAAAAACTTGATGAACTCAATGCAAACCGTCGCGCTTATATACAAGAAATCTCTGATGGATTACAGGATATTCCGGGCGTTTCTCCTATTGAGACTCATGAAGGGACTGAGTCAGCAGGGTTTTACGGTTTTCCTATTCACTATTATAAAGAAGATATGAATGGACTGCCTGCACCACTGTTTGCGGAAGCACTCCGAAAAGAGGGTGTTCTGGCAAATAATAATCCTTATCCACTCCTTGTTGGGGATGGTGTGCCGCTTTTTTCAGGGAGTCTACCCACTAATAGCAATCCGTATCCGCTCCTACATACTTTGCCGCTCTTTATGCAAGGACTTGATATCTACATGAACGGTCGTGGTTCTCTCTGCCCGGTTGATGCGGGTGGAACGTTTAAAGGATATACCCCATCAGATTTTCCCGTGACTGAGAAAGCTTGTTCGCAGCTTATATTTTTGCCGCTATTAACGAAGCCGGTAGCAGGTGCTGCCTCGGGAATCTTGGCTGCTATTCGTAAAGCCGCTTTACAGAGTCGTTTGATAGCTGCTGGATAA
- a CDS encoding glycerol-3-phosphate dehydrogenase/oxidase, whose protein sequence is MSTEFSARTRGNNIKILKTEPLDVLVIGGGIVGAGLIRDLALNGGIKAGLIEQGDFASGTSSATSQLVHGGFRYLKHDRALVKMSRKEREILQRIAPNLVKPLPLAILFYKGDPYPLAGIQAAAYYYNYLSKIDKTEKSKTIRDPQKIQHLLGPIATDTLKGCVVIWDSTTDDARLTLATLKDAHRHGAVVTNYVRFLDFVNQPDTTDSGNRIYRITAEDIISRQRFEISARKIVSATGPWSDSVWCKDPSYDGMPRLIMKNAQGTHIVLPRCGREHASEAYGLVISTQSERQQGGKSRGIFILPGPHNTSIVGTTETTPAEDLSSVRPSADEAAYLLSETQQIFPEKTLNNDTIIAAYAGTRPLIAANWSSSEFTKTGFVSRDHLITESPSGVMYLYGGKLTTHRQMAEETVDHLATFLNVPRRCKTDTVPLSNVSAETPNGNANHASQSNIDTERLIKRYGDGYQTILKFINDDATLAEPITPSLSFTKAELLYAYWGEMAITLTDLLWRRTRIGWTPGQGLDLAPQIAQFLSKKNNWDQARITAEVEVYREHIRWLNFYL, encoded by the coding sequence ATGTCAACAGAATTTTCAGCCCGAACTCGGGGAAATAATATTAAAATACTCAAGACTGAACCTTTGGATGTCTTGGTTATTGGCGGTGGTATTGTCGGCGCGGGTTTAATCCGCGATCTTGCCCTTAATGGAGGTATCAAAGCAGGATTAATTGAACAGGGCGATTTTGCAAGTGGAACGAGCAGTGCTACCTCGCAGCTTGTTCACGGTGGATTTCGCTACCTTAAACACGATAGAGCACTCGTTAAAATGTCGCGTAAAGAACGCGAGATCCTTCAGCGCATTGCCCCGAATCTTGTCAAACCGCTTCCTTTAGCTATTCTCTTCTACAAAGGCGATCCGTACCCATTAGCAGGCATACAAGCCGCTGCGTACTACTACAATTACCTTTCTAAAATAGACAAGACAGAGAAATCGAAAACGATTCGCGATCCTCAAAAGATTCAACACTTACTCGGCCCCATTGCCACGGATACCCTAAAAGGTTGTGTTGTTATATGGGACAGCACTACTGACGACGCGAGATTAACCCTCGCAACACTCAAAGATGCCCATCGACATGGTGCTGTTGTAACCAACTATGTCCGATTTCTCGATTTTGTCAATCAACCAGATACGACTGATAGTGGAAACCGGATATACAGAATAACTGCTGAAGATATTATCTCTCGACAACGTTTTGAAATCTCCGCGCGAAAAATTGTATCAGCGACGGGGCCTTGGAGCGACTCTGTGTGGTGCAAGGACCCAAGTTACGACGGAATGCCGCGCCTGATAATGAAAAATGCGCAAGGCACTCATATCGTTTTACCACGGTGTGGAAGAGAACATGCATCGGAAGCGTACGGTTTAGTAATCTCTACACAGTCAGAAAGACAACAGGGTGGCAAATCCCGCGGCATTTTTATTTTACCCGGTCCTCACAATACCTCTATCGTGGGGACCACTGAAACAACTCCAGCGGAAGATTTATCATCGGTGCGGCCATCAGCTGATGAAGCGGCGTATCTACTTTCAGAAACGCAGCAAATCTTTCCAGAAAAGACGCTCAATAATGATACTATCATTGCTGCCTATGCCGGGACCCGACCACTCATAGCGGCGAACTGGTCCTCAAGCGAATTCACAAAGACGGGTTTTGTGTCAAGGGATCACTTAATCACAGAGAGTCCGAGCGGTGTAATGTATCTTTATGGTGGCAAACTTACCACACACCGCCAGATGGCAGAGGAGACAGTGGACCACCTGGCAACTTTTCTGAATGTCCCGCGCCGCTGTAAAACGGATACCGTTCCGTTGTCCAATGTGTCAGCGGAGACACCGAATGGAAACGCGAATCATGCTTCGCAGTCGAATATTGATACGGAACGCCTCATTAAACGCTATGGAGACGGATATCAGACAATTCTTAAGTTTATCAATGACGATGCAACACTTGCTGAGCCGATAACCCCGTCTCTGTCCTTCACGAAAGCTGAACTGCTTTACGCCTATTGGGGCGAGATGGCGATCACGCTGACCGACCTTCTCTGGCGACGTACGCGTATCGGTTGGACACCGGGCCAAGGGCTTGACCTTGCGCCCCAAATCGCACAATTCTTAAGTAAAAAAAACAATTGGGATCAAGCGAGAATCACGGCAGAGGTTGAGGTGTATCGTGAACACATCCGATGGCTGAACTTTTATCTTTAA